The DNA region GTTACGGGCATCCATCATTGAGGCCACATAGGCCATTTCCGTGAGTGGTTTACTCACGTCGCGTCGAACCAGTAAATACACAACCATCAACACCAGTAATACCAGCGCAACACCGCCAACGATAAGCCGTACAGGTAAAACAGCGGCCTCGCGTTGAATATTCAGTTTTGGATAAATGGTGACATACCACCAGTTCGGATTATCGATGCGTTGGAACGTGACCACATGGTCCTCGAAAAAATCATCTAACGTCGACGTGTTTGCGCTGAGTTCTCCACTTAAAATTTTCGCGTTAATACTTAAAAATGCTGGATCTGGATAAGTCTCAGGGGTCAGCAACGCTTGCTCTTGAACGAGATCAAACGCGATATTTGTTGCGGAGATTAACTGCCCCTGGCTATTCAGAACGAAATGCTCGGCATCTGGGCGTTGCCGCTGCGTAAGGTCAGCGAGTAATTGGCTGATGCCCACATCGAAACTAGCATTTGCGAGATGCTTTCCGGCATAGTCGATCGGCCGCTGATAAGTAATGGTCCAATAGCCTGCGGTAATATCGTAGTACAAGCCGGTCCAATTCGGTTTGCGCTCAGGGTTTTCACTCTGCAAGGTTGATTTCACGACCGAGTAATTAGTAATCACGAGGTCTTTGTCTGCGAGTAGTCCCCAGGGTTGATCTGGAGAGTACAGCATTAATATATTTTCGGGCATGGAAAAATGCGTATTAGTGACAACATGCTGCCAAGCAGGACCTAACTCGTTGAGAATACTTAGAGCAACCGTTGACCGTAACTTTAACTCGGGTGTTATCGGGTTTGGGCGAGGCCCAACGAACGCTGACAAATACTCAAAGCGCGTGTTATCGATAGTTGTACCGCTGTGAAACGTGACTGGCAACCGCAGTACACCTGGTGATGTTTCTTCATACCACGCATCAAACGCATCAACCGCCTGCTGATAACGCCGCGAATTGGTGTCGTTATAAAACTCATAGCGCTGAACAAATCGCTCCGCCAGCACATCACCAAATGCTTCAATACGCTCAAAAAACCGTTGATTACGTTCTATTTTTTGTGCAACGTCGCGGTTTAAATCGCTAATAAACTGATGCTTTGCGTTTTGGTAAACAACATAGAACGTCACAATCGAACCGAAAATGACCAGACCAATCGCCCACGCACTAACACGAAGAAGGAGTCGTGTCGTTAAACGCTCAGTTGCATGTAACCTTCTGTCATTGCGGCGACGTTCCATGGTAAATCTCTCTGGCTTTTTTCTTAGTTTAGATAATTATTGGCACAAAAAAAGGGAGCAATCAGCTCCCTTTTTAACTTTTTCTTAATTATTTTAAGTCAAAGCGATCAAGTCGCATCACTTTCACCCATGCATCAACAAAGTCGTTCACAAACTTCTCGTCAGTGTCGCTTTGCGCATAGAATTCAGCAATGGCACGAAGCTCTGAGTTTGAACCGAAGATCAAATCAACTGGCGTTGCAGTGTACTTCAATTCGCCTGAACTACGGTCACGACCTTCGTAAACACCCTCTTGGCCTTTCGCCGGTGCCCACTCGGTGCTCATATCCAACAAGTTCACGAAGAAATCGTTGGTCAATTGGCCTGGACGGTCAGTGAACACACCATGCTTCGCACCACCGTAGTTGGCGTCTAGAGCACGCATACCACCCACAAGTACGGTGACTTCAGGCACAGTCAACGTGAGTAAATCAGCACGTTCTACCAAAGCTTCAGCTGGCGACATCATCGCGTCTTTAGTGTAGTAGTTGCGAAAGCCATCAGCTTTCGGTTCTAACACATCAAACGAATCGTCAGTCCATTTTTGCGTGGTGTCATTACGACCTGGCGCAAATGGTACCGATACCGTATAACCGGCATCTTTTGCTGCTTTTTCGATTGCAGCTGCACCGCCTAGCACAATCACATCAGCCAATGAAACACGCTTACCTTTTGGCAACGAGCGGTTGAAGTCTTTTTGGACTTTTTCCAAGGTAGCCAACGTTTTCTTCAGCTCTTTCGGATTGTTTACCGCCCAATCTTTCTGCGGCGCTAAAGCAATACGTGCACCGTTCGCACCACCACGCATATCGGTACCACGGAAGCTAGCTGCAGATGCCCAAGCAGTGCGCACTAACTCAGACACTGACAAACCTGAGTCTAAGATTTTCTTCTTCAGATTCGCCACATCGCGGTCGTTAATTAACTCATAATCCACTGCTGGAATCGGATCTTGCCAAATCAACGGCTCTTTTGGTGAGGTATCCACCACATAACGAGCGCGTGGGCCCATGTCACGGTGAGTCAGCTTGAACCAAGCTTTTGCGAATGCCAATTCGAACTCTTCAGGGTTCTCATGGAAGCGTTTCGCAATTTTGCGATATTCAGGATCGAATTTCAGCGACAAGTCAGTGGTGAACATGATTGGCGCATGACGTTTGCCAGGAATATGCGCATCAGGAACCAAGTTTGACGCTTGACCGTCTTTTGGAATCCACTGAATAGCGCCAGCTGGGCTGCGAGTTTGTTCCCATTCAAAACCGAACAGGTTATCAAGGTATTGCATCGTCCAAGCAGTTGGATTTACCGACCATGCACCTTCTAAACCAGACGTAATGGTATCTTCTGAGTGGCCTTTACCACACTTGTTCTTCCAACCTAAACCTTGCTCTTCAATTGCTGCGCCAGCCGGAGCTTCACCTAAACAATCATCCGGCTTGTGCGCACCGTGCGCTTTACCGAAGGTGTGACCACCAGCAATCAAAGCAACAGTTTCTTCGTCATTCATTGCCATACGGCCGAATGTTTCGCGAATGTCCTTCGCAGCAAGCAATGGATCAGGGTTACCATTTGGACCTTCTGGATTCACATAAATCAGACCCATTTGAACCGCCGCTAGCGGACGCTCAAGTTCACGGTCGCCACTATAACGCTCGTCCGCTAACCATTTTTTCTCTGGGCCCCAGTAAACTTCGTCTGGTTCCCAATTATCTTCACGACCAGCCGCGAAGCCATAGGTTTTGAACCCCATCGATTCAAGCGCAACGTTACCAGTCAGTACCATCAAGTCTGCCCATGACAGGTTGTTGCCGTATTTCTGCTTAATTGGCCACAACAAACGACGCGCTTTATCCAAGCTCACGTTATCCGGCCAACTATTGAGTGGTTCAAAGCGTTGTTGACCACCGCCTGCACCACCACGACCATCGTGAATACGGTAGGTACCAGCACCGTGCCACGCCATGCGAATAAAGAATGGACCATAGTGACCGTAGTCAGCTGGCCACCAATCTTGCGAATCAGTCATTAATGCTTCGATGTCTTTTTTCACCGCATCGAAATCAACTTTCTGTACAGCTTCAGCGTAATCAAAATTCGCCATCGGATTTGAGCTGACATCGTGGTCGCGCAACGGGCTTAAATCGAGTTTATCTGGCCACCAGAACATTTGAGATTTGCTATCAGGAGCAGCCATTGCACCTGATGAAAATGCCATGGTAACAGCAACCGCTGCAGCCGATAGCATCGGGATGGATTTCTTGAACATGAGATGCTTCCTCCAAAAAGGACTGTTTCTAAGTCAGATTGACTATAGTAGAAATAGTCGATTCTGCGAGGGAGTTACAAATAGGAAAATTCGATTAGATCAATCGAAAGTGCTGTTTTGCCAGTAAAAACGTGGTTCAACCACCATATTTGAGGTAAGCCATGAGCGCGTCACGGTCTTCTTGTTTTGGTAAGCCAGTGAACGGCATGCACATGTCTTTGACCATTTTTTGTGGATTTTCTAACCACTCGTAAAGCGTCGACTCTGTCCAAACAATATCATGTTGCTTCGTGGTTTCAGGAAACGTGTAACCTTCAATTGTCGCAATTTCACGATTGAATATATTGGCTAAATGAGGGCCGAAGAATTGGCTCTTGTTCGGATCCATGCTGTGGCATGCAGAACATTTGTATTTGAAAACTTTGGCACCTTTTGCAATGACGGCAGGGTCGTTTGGAATGGTTGAAGTTTGTGTTGACGATTGAGCTTGCGGCCCAATTGATTCGCAACCCAACAACAGAATCAACGGCAATATCCCAATCAACCTTTTCACAAAATACCTCTACTTCGTACGAATATAACGACTCAGATGATACGCGCTCATATGAACTTCGTCATCTCGGAGTTGCTGCCGACCATTGGCCAAATAATTCGGGATGACTTGAGGGTTCAATACCGCTATTTCGGCCGAGCGACCTAAATCCGTTGTTTTCACATACCACCCAGGAAAAACCACGATACCTTTTACCGGCAGCCGCTTACCGGTGCTTTCAAAAAGTAATTTATGTAGCCATGCGCTTGCGGCTTTAACTTGGGTAATAGCGTCTGATTGCAATGGCTTACCGCCACGCAATATTTGTTTGCCATTGTAAAATAATACCGACTTGGAATTGCTCGATTTCGACATAGTTTTCGTTTCAATCACGAACACACCAGAGCGGTGAATCACGACATGATCGAGGTTAAAGTTTTCACCTTCAATATCGTGAAATACTTGCGCACCATCCAAACGAAGCCGCTCAAGAAATTGACCTACCGCTTTTTCGCCGTCGCGGCCGAGTTTGATTTTATTTGTTTCTTTAAAGGCTTTTGCAAGACGAACGCCAAAGAAAATCGCTGCAACACCACAAATAACAGAAATTGTGACTGCGTCAGGCTTTGCATCACTAAGTGCATATATCCACGAAAAGGTAACTGCCAGAAAAAGGATAATTAAAACCATAAAATTGAAAATTACGCCGTCTAAAGCGACATCGATTAGACGCCGATCAAGTGATTCACCAGGATTTCTCAGGGGCTTATCTTTGAGGGGTGAAATTTTCTGACTTTTCATGGCTACTCCTTAGCGCTTCTTTCACTATTTAATAGCGTGAACAAAATTAAATGTCCATTAATCTACAAAAATGGCGGGCTGTATCAACTTGTTAGGTCGCCAATTTGATGGAAATTTCCTAAACTACGTCACAGTTACTTTACGAAACAACAGTTCGACTGAAAAGAGACTCCCACATGCCACTACACGTGATCAAACACCCGCTGATTCAGCACAAACTTGGTTTAATGCGCGAAGCAGATATTTCAACCAAGAGCTTTCGTGAATTAGCCAATGAACTTGGTAGCTTACTGACTTATGAAGCGACGAAAGACTTCGAATTAGAACCACATACGATTAACGGCTGGAGTGGCGAATCGATTGAAGTTGAAAAACTCAAGGGCAAAAAAGTCACAGTGGTACCTATCTTGCGTGCGGGAATTGGCATGCTGGATGGCGTACTCGATTTAATTCCCAGCGCAAAGGTGAGTGTCGTTGGCTTATATCGCAATGAAGAAACCTTAAAGCCGGTGCCCTATTTCCAAAAGTTGGTAAAAGACATCGACCAACGCACAGCTTTGGTGATTGACCCAATGTTAGCAACGGGCGGCACGATGGTGGCGACACTCGATATGTTGAAACAACATGGCTGCAAAGATGCGCGAGTTTTAGTGCTCGTTGCTGCGCCAGAAGGTGTGGATAAAGTTCTCGAAGCGCATCCAGATATCCACATTTATACCGCTGCACTTGATTCACATTTAAATGAACACGGCTATATTGTTCCTGGCTTGGGCGATGCCGGCGATAAGATATTCGGCACCCGATAAATTGTTTAACTTTTGTTGACGTTTGCCGAAAAAAAATACTATAAAAGGGCAAACGTCAAAAAAAGTTAAGCTATGAAAACAACAAAAATACTTGGCTCATTGAGCCTCATCAGCCTTTCTGCTTTATTCTCGCCTTCAAGTTATAGTTCCGATGTATTGGTTTCAGCCGATTTTAATGTCGGGCAAGGCTTTAATTATTTGGTTAACGGCACCTGCTATGTGGTGACACCGAAACACGTCATGGGCGACGCCACTACTGCGAATATTATGCTACCAACTCGGCAGTACTTCACCGCAGACTTAGCACATGTATTTGATGTCGACATGGCAGTTCTTGAATCGAACATTCCTGAGGCGCAATGTAATCGAAATACATTTTTACAGGTCAGCGATTTAAAGAAGCTCTTGGAAGTTTATCAAACAGGTGTTCTCAAAACGCGTTTGGCTGATGGCAGTGTATTGCAATCGAAAATCGTGATTAATACCGTAGATGAAACAGAGTACCTAGCGATAAAACCCGAACGTGCAGACGAGCCATTCAAGCAGGGTTATAGCGGCAGCATTTTGTTTGTGGCAGAACAGGCTGCGGGTGTATTACTTGAAGTGGATGATGAAGGCGGTGTGGTTTATCGGGCAGATGCACTGACAGGTATGCTGGATGAACATTTTGGTGTTAACGACGAGCCTGAGGCAACAGAAACAGCGACTACTGAAGAGACAAACGCAGATGATTCAGCGGTAACCACGAATTCGCATTTGACAGGTCGGTTAGCGAAAAACCAAATTAAAGATCATGAAGTGAAAATGCTGGAAAATAGTCCGGTCGAGTTTGTATTGAAGGCTACTGAAGGCAATCAGATGCAATTCTCAATCCTGATTATGGATCGTCGTGAAAATAAGCTTCTCGATTACAAATTTTATAGTACTAACGACTATAACTTTGCGTTTACACCACCTAAGTCAGATACATATATTGTTCGACTTTTAGGGGTAAGTTCATTTGGTGAATTCGATATTAAGCTTAATGATTTTGCATTCGATGCAGAGCTTCGTGGCGACGGTAATAGTTTTCAGATACCGACCACAATAACGCCAAAAGTTGCGAAGGATTCCATAGCCGAATATAGATTTAATGGTGAAACTAACAGTCCCATAGAGATGTTGTTTAATGAGGTTAACGGGCAACAGTTTAGATATGCTGCGCATATATTGAATAGCGCCGATGAAGTGCTCCGAGAATATGAGTTTTACTCTACAAATAGTTACGCCTATGCATTCACGCCGCCAACAAACGACGAATATACTTTGAGACTTTTTGGCACTCGTCATTACGGTACAACCAATATCGGCATTACGCAGTGGGTAACTGATGCTGAACTCAAGGGTGCGCAGAACGTTGTCGTTGCCGGTGAAATGATGACCGGAAAACTTGCATATAACGCAGTTGCAGAATATCGAATGATGATGAAAGCAAACGCACCGATCGACTTCAAATTTGAACCGAACTCAGGCGATATGAGATATCGTCTCGAGATTTTTGATGAAACCGGTGAAAGAAAATACAGCGATGAGTTTTATACAAATAACGAATATCGTATTGTGTTTACCCCATTATCTTCCGACGTACACCTTATTCGTTTAACCGGAATAAAAAGTCATGGTAACTACACCATTAAGTTGTTTGACTATGATTAAACGTCTAGCTGCGGTTGCTGTACTTGTTGCTAGCTTGGGTTTGGCGCAAGCGAATCAGGTGAGTGAGTTTACCGAGTCATATAGCGAAACGGTGAAGGTGTCTGGGCAATTTTTGAAAGGGTTACAGTTCACCGATGTGGATTATGCCGTTGCGCCTCACCTTTACTTTCCAAGTGTTTATCAGGGGCCGGTTTGTATTTATGTCAGTAGCGCAGATGGTCGATACAAATCGCAATATCAATATACCTTGACTGAACCCACGGAAGGATTAGTCAGTATTGAGTTCCCCACACAGTATATTAATGAACTAGAAGAGTTTTCGCCTGGCGAATTAGGCTTGCTCGCAAACGCACAACAAGATTGTTCATCATTAAACGGTAACTATTTAGTGGGTTCTTGGGGAATGCCAAAATCCATGACGAATATCGCCGTATTTCTTCGTAGTAATGCTCGTCGGGATGTAGCAACCATTTTTGGTCGTGATGATGGCGAAAATAAGACCGCACCCATCACGGTAAAATGCCAAGATCTACGAAGTAATTATCGCGTTTCTTACGACAAAGAATGCGTGTTACAGGGTGTTAATACCAATCAGATGACACGAGTGGTTATTAAACGTCGAAACTTACGCGCAATGCCAGATGAAGTGGTTGAGTTATTTCAATGAAACCACTCAATTTCAAAACATTATTCCGTAAAACCGCAAAATTTTTATTCGGAATTTTTCTCACTAACGAAGATTTACCTTATTCCGCAACTGAGTTTCGTGACCGTATCGCGCAAAGCTCACTGCGTTGGCTATTGCATATTTTAGTGGGATTATTTTGGCTGCTATTAGCCTACATTGTTTTCATTTCTCTTCGGTTTATCAGTACCCCCGATACGCTCTACAACGTTACAGCACGTTCCGAAATTATTGCCATTGATTCATTCCAAAATAGTGCATTTGTTCCGTGGCAACTTGAAGGCGTTACACGTTATGCACAATGTGGCAGCGAAACGTCTCTTGTATCTGGACAACTTCAAGTAGCACAGGATACGTCGGTGTATATTGAGCGAATTGGGACGGATTCTGTGTGGATAACCTTAAGCTCAGCAACGCTAGCACCCGTAGGCTTTATACAAACTCGTAACGAGCGTATTGAATTAAGTGATTGTGAAGCTTTTGAGTTACAGGCTTCGGCAAACAACAGTTATACGCTGCCTATAGATGGCGTCATGACCATTGGCGGTGAAGTAAAAGAAGCATCAGCGCGTGAGCCTATACTGCATCGAGGTTCTGTCGCAATTTCTGATAAAGGCGCTTGGTCGGGTCAATATTATCAAACCGAGCCATATGCACTTGAATTAGGCGATAAGTTTTTTATTCAGAACCCGTCTATTCAAAGCTCTGGATTTATTTATGTTGATGATTCGCCGGGTATGCAGATTACATTCAATGGAAAAGGCGACGCCGGTGTTATTCAACGCTATAAATCTGAAGATATTATTCTAAAGAATAGTATTTGGACGAAATTAGCCCACGACGAGAGTTTGTTGTTTCTCTGGCTATTTCTCGTTGCTGCCTTTTCGCTCCTGAAATTTGTTATTCGGGTGAATATTGAATAGCCACTCAAGGCATACCAAGTACTTGATCTCGCCCTCCGTGTTTAGCGCGATATAAATTTTCGTCAGCGCTAAGTAGTAACTGATCGATGGTATCGGTGCCATTGTTTGTATACGTTGCCGTGCCGATACTTACCGTGATGTGAATATTATTTTCGATAGCTTCAGCGCGCACATTTTCAATAATTCTCTGGCCTAATTGCATCGCTTGTTGTTGATTGGTATTCGGGCAAATAACTAAAAATTCTTCACCGCCCCAACGGCCTAAAGAATCCGTTTCACGAATTGTGTCGCGTAGCACATCACAAAGTTTGATCAGAACTTTGTCTCCGATGAGATGACCATACTTGTCATTCACGTCTTTAAAATGGTCGACGTCGAGAAGCAACACGGATACCGGTTGATTAGCCCGATTAGCCTGAGAAATTACCGCGCTTAAGGTGTTATCTAAATGTAATCGGTTAAATACTTTTGTGAGAGGATCCGTAATCGCGGTTTTTTGTAATTGGTCGTAGGCTTCTTGACGTGAGTTTTCATAAAAACGAAATAGAAATACCTGTGCGGTGGCTACTTCAATAAAATTAAATAGCGCTCCTAAGCTCAAATTAGCAGTGACTTGCTGATTAATGAGTTGATACATGTACCAACTACAATATCCTAATATTATGGCGCTTACCCAAGAGCCATCACGCCGCCCTAATAAAAAGAACGCGAAAGGCGGTAAAATAGTTACCCACATTAATGAGTAATTACGTCCTTCAGCGAGATGAACAAACGCTAATAAAATGGTGGCAATCGCAATTATGACGGCCCAACTGGCAACTTTGAAATTTCCGCCCTTGTTCACAAACCAGAGAATAGATACCGCGAGGGTAAGGCCAAGATAATCGAAGAATGCAATTTCGGGGGCATCAAATAACGTGATGTTGAGCGTGCCAATAATTCCGAAATAGGCAATCATAATCAGCAAAATGCTGTAAATCAGCGAGACTTGTTTGTAGCGCGGATCGGCTGCATCAATATCGGGATGGTATTTGCGCCAAAATTTCATAACGTCACTTTACATTGTTATTTTGAATATCCTAGCTGTGTTTTTAACGAATTGGAATTAACTTTGTGAATGACTAGCCGAAAGTCTTAATCCGTGATTTCATGGTGGCAATACCGCATATATTTTAGGTGCACAATGAACGAAACTAACCAAGTCAAATTGCTAAGAAGTGCCATTATTTTGGGCATCACATTATTAGTTTGTGGGCACATTGTGCTTGGCGTGACGTTTGCTAGTGACAGTATTGGCCACCAAGGATTTATTTTAGGCGCAGCGCTTAGTGCATTCGGCGTTGTTCTCTCATTACCAACTAAAATTTATTTAACGCTATTACTGATGGAACACGAAGAGAAAACCAACCCCAATTTCACGCGTTCTGCCGACGGTCAGGCACGTCGTGGTATTTCTGTTGCGCATATTCGAACAGCAACCGAAGAAGACGCCGCGCGCCTTTCAGAAATCGCTCGACAAACCTTCGTCGATACCTTCGCGGCGGATAATACCGAAGAGAACATGCAGATGCACTGCGACACGACTTATAGTGAAGCGTTGCAACTGGCGGAAATTCAAGATCCGAATCGATTAACACTGTTGGCAACACACGAATGGAACATTGTCGGATTTGTGCAGTTGCGCTGGGGCAATACGCCGGAATGCGTTCAAGCTAAATCAGCTGGCGAACTGCAGCGTTTGTATGTCGACAAAGACTGGCATGGTAAAGGTATCGCACAAGATTTAATGCAGGCGGCTATTGATGCCATGCTGCGCAAAGGTAACGACGTGATGTGGCTGGGCGTGTGGGAGCATAACCCGCGCGCCATTGCGTTTTATAAAAAGACTGGATTTATCGAGGTTGGCTCACATGTGTTCCCGCTGGGAAATGACCCACAGCGGGATATTATTATGATGAAACCGTTGGCCGACGCTACCGAATAATTGGTGACAGTACCTTAGCGTCACCATCAATTTCCGTCATCAGGTCAAGTTCGAGCAACTTCGCCATAAACGGATAAATATGAATGTTGCTGAAGCGCTTAATTTGCGTACCCTGCTGAATCGCAGGACCTGCTGCTACGAATAAACCGTCCATATCACGGCTTGAATGGAAACCGTGGGTGCCGCCATCTTTGCGCTGTTCCTCCGGACGCGTGGTGAAGGTTGCTGGTGCCTGAGTGCCTAGCACAATGGCTGGCTTACGCGGTCCATCAGATACGCCAAGTTGCGCTAAGGTCTGTTCAGACTCAATGACAAAGTTACCTTGTTTCTGCTGCAAGCGCTGTTCCAGCTGCTGAATTTGCTCCGACGATGTGTCTTCTTTCGGGTAAATCATCAATCGTGTCGATGCGTTGACGACCTCAAATAGTTCTTCATTAATTTCTAGTTCATTCACATCAATCATGTCTTTCGCGGTAATTTGCGACATGCCGTGATCAGACACCAAAATTAGGTTTACAGGAACATCGGTTTCGTCCTGAATACGTTGCCACAGTTCGCCGACAAGTTCATCGACATGCTTCACAGCTTTTGCCACTTGATGTGACTCTGGGCCAAAACGGTGCCCCATGGTATCGACAATCGAAAAATAACCGGTAACCAAACGCGGACGTGCCACCTCAGGTAACTTCAACCACTCAACCATTTGGTTTATGCGCTGACGATTCGGTGCCGGCGTGCTGTAGTTGAAATAGTAGCTTGGTGTACGACCATTGATGCGCGCTTCCGATTCTGGCCAGAAAAATGTGGCCGCTTTAACGCCCTGAAATTCAGCAAGGTTCCAAATCGGCAACGTGGTCAGCCAAGTGCTGTCTTTCACACCATCGCCCATTTTGTAGCGCTGCTGACGCTCAGTATCGTAGAAGTTGTTATCAACAATGCCGTGATTCGATGGGTACTGACCGGTCACAATTGAAATATGGTTCGGGAAAGTCTTTGACGGATAAACCGGAATCAAGCCCTCACTGCGAACACCCTGCTCAGCAATTTTGGCAATGTTTGGC from Pseudidiomarina andamanensis includes:
- a CDS encoding diguanylate cyclase domain-containing protein; translated protein: MERRRNDRRLHATERLTTRLLLRVSAWAIGLVIFGSIVTFYVVYQNAKHQFISDLNRDVAQKIERNQRFFERIEAFGDVLAERFVQRYEFYNDTNSRRYQQAVDAFDAWYEETSPGVLRLPVTFHSGTTIDNTRFEYLSAFVGPRPNPITPELKLRSTVALSILNELGPAWQHVVTNTHFSMPENILMLYSPDQPWGLLADKDLVITNYSVVKSTLQSENPERKPNWTGLYYDITAGYWTITYQRPIDYAGKHLANASFDVGISQLLADLTQRQRPDAEHFVLNSQGQLISATNIAFDLVQEQALLTPETYPDPAFLSINAKILSGELSANTSTLDDFFEDHVVTFQRIDNPNWWYVTIYPKLNIQREAAVLPVRLIVGGVALVLLVLMVVYLLVRRDVSKPLTEMAYVASMMDARNYKDVLAGNTLKGKLKGEVRYALNAFVTMAKRFIKAQEQLEEKVNQRTRELARANKMLEALANMDGLTGLLNRRAFDRDLAQALQSDSEPSILVLGDLDSFKAYNDNYGHEAGDQALQKIAQYLMNACEQNSVYRYGGEELAIILPQRILAAQPNYIDNLRSGIAHLGIEHNYSASGIGALSISFGVAPIKSGQLASDVIRTADTQLYLAKRRGGNRTVMEELSLKE
- the katG gene encoding catalase/peroxidase HPI, which produces MFKKSIPMLSAAAVAVTMAFSSGAMAAPDSKSQMFWWPDKLDLSPLRDHDVSSNPMANFDYAEAVQKVDFDAVKKDIEALMTDSQDWWPADYGHYGPFFIRMAWHGAGTYRIHDGRGGAGGGQQRFEPLNSWPDNVSLDKARRLLWPIKQKYGNNLSWADLMVLTGNVALESMGFKTYGFAAGREDNWEPDEVYWGPEKKWLADERYSGDRELERPLAAVQMGLIYVNPEGPNGNPDPLLAAKDIRETFGRMAMNDEETVALIAGGHTFGKAHGAHKPDDCLGEAPAGAAIEEQGLGWKNKCGKGHSEDTITSGLEGAWSVNPTAWTMQYLDNLFGFEWEQTRSPAGAIQWIPKDGQASNLVPDAHIPGKRHAPIMFTTDLSLKFDPEYRKIAKRFHENPEEFELAFAKAWFKLTHRDMGPRARYVVDTSPKEPLIWQDPIPAVDYELINDRDVANLKKKILDSGLSVSELVRTAWASAASFRGTDMRGGANGARIALAPQKDWAVNNPKELKKTLATLEKVQKDFNRSLPKGKRVSLADVIVLGGAAAIEKAAKDAGYTVSVPFAPGRNDTTQKWTDDSFDVLEPKADGFRNYYTKDAMMSPAEALVERADLLTLTVPEVTVLVGGMRALDANYGGAKHGVFTDRPGQLTNDFFVNLLDMSTEWAPAKGQEGVYEGRDRSSGELKYTATPVDLIFGSNSELRAIAEFYAQSDTDEKFVNDFVDAWVKVMRLDRFDLK
- a CDS encoding c-type cytochrome codes for the protein MKRLIGILPLILLLGCESIGPQAQSSTQTSTIPNDPAVIAKGAKVFKYKCSACHSMDPNKSQFFGPHLANIFNREIATIEGYTFPETTKQHDIVWTESTLYEWLENPQKMVKDMCMPFTGLPKQEDRDALMAYLKYGG
- a CDS encoding nuclease-related domain-containing protein — encoded protein: MKSQKISPLKDKPLRNPGESLDRRLIDVALDGVIFNFMVLIILFLAVTFSWIYALSDAKPDAVTISVICGVAAIFFGVRLAKAFKETNKIKLGRDGEKAVGQFLERLRLDGAQVFHDIEGENFNLDHVVIHRSGVFVIETKTMSKSSNSKSVLFYNGKQILRGGKPLQSDAITQVKAASAWLHKLLFESTGKRLPVKGIVVFPGWYVKTTDLGRSAEIAVLNPQVIPNYLANGRQQLRDDEVHMSAYHLSRYIRTK
- the upp gene encoding uracil phosphoribosyltransferase, which codes for MPLHVIKHPLIQHKLGLMREADISTKSFRELANELGSLLTYEATKDFELEPHTINGWSGESIEVEKLKGKKVTVVPILRAGIGMLDGVLDLIPSAKVSVVGLYRNEETLKPVPYFQKLVKDIDQRTALVIDPMLATGGTMVATLDMLKQHGCKDARVLVLVAAPEGVDKVLEAHPDIHIYTAALDSHLNEHGYIVPGLGDAGDKIFGTR
- a CDS encoding GGDEF domain-containing protein, which produces MKFWRKYHPDIDAADPRYKQVSLIYSILLIMIAYFGIIGTLNITLFDAPEIAFFDYLGLTLAVSILWFVNKGGNFKVASWAVIIAIATILLAFVHLAEGRNYSLMWVTILPPFAFFLLGRRDGSWVSAIILGYCSWYMYQLINQQVTANLSLGALFNFIEVATAQVFLFRFYENSRQEAYDQLQKTAITDPLTKVFNRLHLDNTLSAVISQANRANQPVSVLLLDVDHFKDVNDKYGHLIGDKVLIKLCDVLRDTIRETDSLGRWGGEEFLVICPNTNQQQAMQLGQRIIENVRAEAIENNIHITVSIGTATYTNNGTDTIDQLLLSADENLYRAKHGGRDQVLGMP
- a CDS encoding GNAT family N-acetyltransferase gives rise to the protein MNETNQVKLLRSAIILGITLLVCGHIVLGVTFASDSIGHQGFILGAALSAFGVVLSLPTKIYLTLLLMEHEEKTNPNFTRSADGQARRGISVAHIRTATEEDAARLSEIARQTFVDTFAADNTEENMQMHCDTTYSEALQLAEIQDPNRLTLLATHEWNIVGFVQLRWGNTPECVQAKSAGELQRLYVDKDWHGKGIAQDLMQAAIDAMLRKGNDVMWLGVWEHNPRAIAFYKKTGFIEVGSHVFPLGNDPQRDIIMMKPLADATE
- a CDS encoding alkaline phosphatase family protein; protein product: MKHVVGMLLALACLQVQAAEEQTVVLISIDGFRHDYIELHGAPNIAKIAEQGVRSEGLIPVYPSKTFPNHISIVTGQYPSNHGIVDNNFYDTERQQRYKMGDGVKDSTWLTTLPIWNLAEFQGVKAATFFWPESEARINGRTPSYYFNYSTPAPNRQRINQMVEWLKLPEVARPRLVTGYFSIVDTMGHRFGPESHQVAKAVKHVDELVGELWQRIQDETDVPVNLILVSDHGMSQITAKDMIDVNELEINEELFEVVNASTRLMIYPKEDTSSEQIQQLEQRLQQKQGNFVIESEQTLAQLGVSDGPRKPAIVLGTQAPATFTTRPEEQRKDGGTHGFHSSRDMDGLFVAAGPAIQQGTQIKRFSNIHIYPFMAKLLELDLMTEIDGDAKVLSPIIR